In Haloplanus rubicundus, one DNA window encodes the following:
- a CDS encoding type II glyceraldehyde-3-phosphate dehydrogenase, translating to MIRVGVNGYGTIGKRVADAVNSMPDMELVGIGKASPNHTADAAAERGYDIYVPDGREDRWDDVGMAVAGDIEDLIDASDIVADATPAGMGAEYRPIYEDHDTPALFQGGEGADVAEASFTARANYSEATDKEYVRIVSCNTTGLNRMFAPLHEEYGVERASITLVRCRGEHAVISADPVGLPSHHGPDALEVIPDMGPVMTMGMKVPTVRHHFHGINVELGAEPSAAEVRDLLASQSRIHVVDGDLGIDSGWELQEFALDRGRDRMNLYENQIFEDSISMDGPQLHLFQSIHRESDVVPENVDAIRAMMGEADAEESIELTNDVMGIGDI from the coding sequence ATGATTCGCGTAGGCGTCAACGGGTACGGTACCATCGGCAAACGCGTTGCCGACGCAGTGAACTCGATGCCCGACATGGAACTCGTCGGCATCGGCAAGGCCAGTCCGAACCACACGGCCGACGCGGCCGCGGAGCGGGGCTACGACATCTACGTCCCCGACGGGCGCGAGGACCGCTGGGACGACGTGGGGATGGCCGTCGCGGGTGACATCGAGGATCTCATCGACGCGAGCGACATCGTCGCCGACGCGACGCCGGCCGGGATGGGCGCGGAGTACCGCCCCATCTACGAGGACCACGACACCCCCGCCCTGTTCCAGGGCGGCGAGGGCGCGGACGTGGCCGAGGCGAGCTTCACCGCCCGCGCCAACTACTCGGAAGCGACGGACAAAGAGTACGTCCGGATCGTCTCCTGTAACACGACGGGGCTGAACCGGATGTTCGCGCCGCTCCACGAGGAGTACGGCGTCGAGCGCGCGTCCATCACGCTCGTGCGCTGTCGGGGCGAGCACGCGGTCATCTCGGCCGATCCGGTCGGTCTCCCCTCCCACCACGGCCCGGACGCGCTCGAAGTGATCCCCGACATGGGGCCGGTGATGACGATGGGTATGAAGGTGCCGACGGTTCGGCACCACTTCCACGGCATCAACGTCGAACTCGGCGCGGAGCCGAGCGCCGCGGAGGTCCGTGACCTGCTCGCCTCGCAGTCGCGCATCCACGTCGTCGACGGCGACCTGGGCATCGACTCGGGGTGGGAGCTGCAGGAGTTCGCCCTCGACCGGGGCCGCGACCGGATGAACCTCTACGAGAACCAGATCTTCGAGGACTCCATCAGCATGGACGGGCCGCAGCTCCACCTCTTCCAGTCCATCCACCGCGAGAGCGACGTGGTGCCGGAGAACGTGGACGCCATCCGCGCGATGATGGGCGAGGCCGACGCCGAGGAGAGCATCGAACTGACGAACGACGTGATGGGCATCGGCGACATTTAA
- a CDS encoding Nramp family divalent metal transporter, which produces MSTGTADATEHRISEPPSSIKEFLSYMGPAWVFTASQIGGGEVLSVPLGGAYLGMEGIWLIPLITFTKIFGQYYLVRYGVMTGDTFLDALYERSWALKWIFYYVFLGGLIYAIGLSGHLGETAGAFNSLLPAIGTTGWMLITVAAGLLVVGVRSYGLIEKLATSLLWIFLILIAFVSLQTAGVWAPNLASGLVPSMPGRVDGLGVGGMAFILTMFGWIGAGFGPTVSYVWFAKDKVMGMFEPLDDGVEIDKYDLTDEEVSRLKGWGDIVLWQNLLSSVILAVFSFFMWTAAAATLHVQGIQPSGFTVIPEMAAIFTTQFGEWSAILFLLTTVAALFSTLIGPLYGMSRLWEDAFALHGVFDNYNITRDTTFRATIVLFAAIPLSLNLFIEAPLILFALSGALFAPAIGLMYLSVMYMSFDIDIDSLSPVRKWAVALAVFAGVVMIVSGLWEARGSIETIVGLL; this is translated from the coding sequence GTGAGCACCGGCACGGCCGACGCGACGGAGCATCGGATCTCCGAGCCGCCGTCGTCGATCAAGGAGTTCCTCAGTTACATGGGGCCGGCGTGGGTGTTCACCGCCTCCCAGATCGGCGGCGGTGAGGTGCTGAGCGTCCCGCTCGGCGGCGCGTACCTCGGCATGGAGGGCATCTGGCTCATCCCGCTGATCACGTTCACGAAGATCTTCGGCCAGTACTACCTCGTTCGCTACGGCGTCATGACCGGCGATACGTTCCTCGACGCGCTCTACGAACGCAGTTGGGCGCTGAAGTGGATCTTCTACTACGTGTTCCTCGGCGGCCTCATCTACGCCATCGGCCTCTCGGGCCACCTCGGCGAGACTGCCGGCGCGTTCAACTCACTGCTTCCGGCCATCGGCACGACCGGCTGGATGCTCATCACCGTCGCCGCCGGCCTCCTCGTCGTCGGCGTCCGCTCGTACGGCCTGATCGAGAAGCTCGCCACGTCGCTGCTGTGGATCTTCCTCATCCTGATCGCGTTCGTCTCGCTCCAGACCGCCGGCGTCTGGGCGCCGAACCTCGCGTCCGGCCTCGTCCCGTCCATGCCCGGCCGCGTCGACGGCCTCGGCGTCGGTGGCATGGCCTTCATCCTGACCATGTTCGGCTGGATCGGTGCCGGCTTCGGTCCGACCGTCTCCTACGTCTGGTTCGCGAAGGACAAGGTCATGGGGATGTTCGAACCGCTCGACGACGGCGTCGAAATCGACAAGTACGACCTCACGGACGAGGAGGTGTCCCGCCTCAAGGGCTGGGGCGACATCGTCCTCTGGCAGAACCTCCTCTCCTCTGTCATCCTGGCCGTCTTCTCCTTTTTCATGTGGACGGCCGCCGCCGCGACCCTGCACGTGCAGGGCATCCAGCCGAGCGGCTTCACCGTCATCCCCGAGATGGCCGCCATCTTCACGACGCAGTTCGGCGAGTGGTCCGCCATCCTGTTCCTGCTGACTACCGTCGCCGCGCTGTTCTCGACGCTGATCGGCCCGCTGTACGGGATGTCCCGCCTCTGGGAGGACGCCTTCGCGCTCCACGGCGTCTTCGACAACTACAACATCACCCGGGACACGACGTTCCGGGCGACCATCGTCCTGTTCGCGGCGATTCCGCTCTCGCTCAACCTCTTCATCGAGGCGCCGCTGATCCTCTTTGCGCTCTCCGGCGCGCTCTTTGCCCCCGCGATCGGACTCATGTACCTCTCGGTGATGTACATGTCCTTCGACATCGACATCGACTCGCTCTCGCCGGTCCGCAAGTGGGCCGTCGCCCTCGCCGTCTTCGCGGGCGTCGTCATGATCGTGTCCGGTCTCTGGGAGGCACGTGGCTCGATCGAGACGATCGTGGGGCTGCTGTAA
- a CDS encoding universal stress protein, which produces MVILTAIDRDPGCKGVVETAYELATSMDMELVILHVVPEDGNEEKAREQVEDIVTSVIGTLEGVDLRIMPEQTRRDLPTGRTANHILQVAEDIDPDYIVIGSRKRTGLGKILLGSVSKLILANADVPVVTVEQKRKAEA; this is translated from the coding sequence ATGGTGATACTGACAGCCATTGACAGGGACCCCGGCTGTAAAGGGGTCGTCGAGACGGCGTACGAACTCGCGACGAGCATGGACATGGAGCTGGTGATCCTCCACGTCGTGCCCGAAGACGGGAACGAGGAGAAGGCACGGGAACAGGTCGAGGACATCGTCACGTCGGTGATCGGAACCCTCGAGGGCGTGGACCTCCGGATCATGCCGGAGCAGACGCGCCGTGACCTGCCCACCGGTCGGACGGCGAATCACATCCTGCAGGTGGCCGAGGATATCGACCCGGACTACATCGTCATCGGCTCGCGCAAGCGGACGGGGCTGGGCAAGATCCTGCTCGGGAGCGTCTCGAAGCTCATTCTCGCCAACGCGGACGTGCCCGTGGTGACGGTCGAACAGAAGCGGAAGGCGGAAGCGTAG
- a CDS encoding MFS transporter → MSDLDGGLAVVPWRSSTLYVILSCSLMGVMGVSLVSPVLPDLRPVFGVTDAQVGLVITAYTLPGVVVTPFVGLVADRFGRRRVVVPLLVLFAVAGAGVAFARTFAEVIALRFLQGVGASALITLAVTLIGDVYEGPRRDAVMGVNGSTIGTGAAFYPLLGGALAGIRWSAPFLFFGVGAVVAVVAVVALEEPDAERSTDVRTYLGRLRAVATLPQALGVFVALFAAFLIFYGAVLTALPLLLRDAYALGTGRIGATLSAVAVASAVVSSQYGRLSDRLAAPRLVAVGFVAYGLGLFGVRLAGSPRAVAAALLVFGVGFGVVMPAIDTTVVTLVDDDLRAGVMGLRTSVLRLGQTVGPVAFTATADIAFESTVAGYRTLLVVAGVVAVVAGGGYLLRTR, encoded by the coding sequence GTGTCGGACCTCGACGGCGGGTTGGCGGTCGTCCCCTGGCGCTCCTCGACGCTCTACGTCATCCTCTCGTGTTCGCTGATGGGCGTGATGGGCGTCTCGCTGGTCAGCCCCGTCCTCCCCGACCTGCGGCCCGTCTTCGGCGTCACCGACGCACAGGTGGGGCTGGTGATCACCGCCTACACCCTCCCCGGCGTCGTCGTCACGCCCTTCGTGGGCCTCGTCGCCGACCGGTTCGGGCGTCGGCGGGTCGTCGTCCCCCTCCTCGTCCTCTTTGCCGTCGCCGGCGCGGGCGTCGCCTTCGCCCGCACGTTCGCCGAGGTGATCGCCCTCCGCTTTCTCCAGGGCGTCGGCGCGAGCGCGCTCATCACGCTCGCGGTGACGCTCATCGGCGACGTCTACGAGGGGCCGCGACGCGACGCGGTGATGGGGGTCAACGGGAGCACCATCGGCACCGGCGCGGCGTTCTACCCGCTTCTGGGCGGCGCACTCGCCGGGATTCGCTGGTCGGCGCCGTTTCTCTTCTTCGGCGTCGGTGCCGTCGTCGCCGTCGTCGCCGTCGTCGCCCTCGAGGAACCCGACGCCGAGCGCTCGACCGACGTGCGGACGTATCTCGGCCGCCTCCGGGCCGTGGCTACCCTGCCGCAGGCGCTCGGGGTCTTCGTCGCGCTCTTTGCCGCCTTCCTCATCTTCTACGGCGCCGTCCTCACCGCCCTCCCCTTGCTCCTGCGTGACGCCTACGCCCTCGGCACCGGTCGGATCGGGGCGACGCTCTCGGCCGTCGCCGTCGCGAGCGCCGTCGTCTCCTCGCAGTACGGCCGTCTCTCCGACCGGCTGGCGGCGCCACGCCTCGTCGCCGTCGGCTTCGTCGCCTACGGTCTCGGGCTGTTCGGCGTCCGACTCGCTGGCTCGCCCCGCGCCGTCGCCGCCGCGCTTCTCGTGTTCGGCGTCGGCTTCGGCGTCGTGATGCCCGCCATCGATACGACCGTCGTCACGCTCGTCGACGACGACCTCCGGGCGGGCGTGATGGGGCTTCGGACCAGCGTCCTCCGCCTCGGCCAGACGGTCGGCCCGGTCGCCTTCACCGCCACCGCCGATATCGCGTTCGAAAGCACCGTCGCCGGCTACCGGACGCTCCTCGTCGTCGCCGGCGTCGTGGCCGTCGTCGCCGGCGGCGGCTACCTCCTCCGGACGCGGTAG
- a CDS encoding ABC transporter ATP-binding protein, translated as MTHLRADGLSYEVDGERILDGVSLDVASGETVAIVGPSGAGKSSLLRLCNRLDEPTEGTVYLDGTDYRTLPPERLRKRVGLVPQNPALRDGTVRDNVTIGPRLRGESVSEERLAAVLDAVGLAGYADRDAGDLSGGEAQRVAIARTVINDPEVLLLDEPTASLDSAAEAEVERLLADLLASGERTVVLVTHDERQAERLADRVARMADGRIVAVGTPREVIT; from the coding sequence ATGACGCATCTGCGTGCCGACGGACTGAGTTACGAAGTCGACGGCGAGCGCATCCTCGACGGGGTGAGCCTCGACGTGGCGAGCGGGGAGACCGTCGCCATCGTCGGACCGTCGGGTGCCGGCAAGTCGTCGCTGCTCCGACTGTGCAACCGCCTCGACGAGCCGACCGAGGGGACGGTCTACCTCGACGGCACCGACTACCGGACGCTCCCGCCCGAACGGCTCCGCAAGCGGGTCGGGCTGGTGCCCCAGAACCCCGCGCTCCGTGACGGTACCGTCCGCGACAACGTCACCATCGGCCCGCGGCTGCGGGGGGAGTCGGTGAGCGAAGAACGACTCGCCGCGGTCCTCGACGCCGTGGGGCTCGCGGGCTACGCCGACCGGGACGCGGGCGACCTCTCGGGTGGTGAGGCCCAGCGAGTCGCCATCGCCCGGACGGTGATCAACGATCCGGAGGTACTCCTGCTCGACGAACCGACGGCGAGCCTCGACAGCGCGGCGGAGGCGGAGGTCGAACGCCTGCTGGCCGACCTCCTCGCGTCCGGCGAGCGGACCGTCGTCCTCGTCACCCACGACGAGCGACAGGCCGAGCGGCTGGCCGACCGGGTGGCACGGATGGCCGACGGGCGGATCGTCGCCGTGGGGACGCCGCGGGAGGTGATCACGTGA
- a CDS encoding ABC transporter permease, with the protein MSVSALPEGLTDPVVIEGLFQVAAAAAIAAVVIGISSIRDLGLERELGGSFVRGFVQVLAMGALIGVLFTIPLSFSGLLLAAMVVYAAWESRKRGDGVPRAFRISVVSLAVGSAVVIVTMVAAGAIERTVRNLVPVGGMIIANAMKTNSLTLDRFQGEIESNRDEIEAVLALGVPPERAISAFVTESVRASLIPVVDAMRTLGLVYIPGMMAGMILGGANPIYAAEYQFVIMGMIFAAGGLTSMTASLLLGRAAFTDAAQLRRFESTDQTLLASLRAVLGRR; encoded by the coding sequence GTGAGCGTGAGCGCCCTCCCCGAGGGGCTGACCGATCCCGTCGTGATCGAGGGGCTGTTTCAGGTCGCGGCGGCGGCGGCCATCGCGGCCGTCGTCATCGGCATCTCGTCGATCCGCGATCTGGGACTGGAGCGGGAACTCGGCGGGTCGTTCGTCCGCGGGTTCGTCCAGGTGCTGGCGATGGGCGCCCTGATCGGCGTCCTCTTTACCATCCCGCTTTCCTTCTCCGGCCTCCTGCTCGCGGCGATGGTCGTCTACGCGGCGTGGGAGTCGCGCAAGCGGGGCGACGGCGTCCCCCGGGCCTTCCGCATCTCCGTCGTCTCGCTGGCCGTCGGCTCGGCCGTCGTCATCGTCACCATGGTCGCCGCGGGCGCCATCGAGCGGACCGTCCGCAACCTCGTCCCCGTCGGTGGGATGATCATCGCGAACGCGATGAAGACGAACTCGCTCACCCTCGACCGGTTCCAGGGGGAGATCGAGTCGAACCGGGACGAGATCGAAGCCGTCCTCGCGCTCGGCGTCCCCCCCGAACGCGCCATCTCGGCGTTCGTCACCGAGTCCGTCCGGGCGTCGCTCATCCCCGTCGTCGACGCCATGCGGACGCTCGGGCTGGTCTACATTCCCGGCATGATGGCGGGGATGATCCTCGGCGGCGCAAACCCCATCTACGCCGCCGAGTACCAGTTCGTCATCATGGGGATGATCTTCGCGGCCGGCGGGCTGACGAGCATGACGGCCAGCCTCCTGCTGGGCCGCGCGGCGTTCACCGACGCGGCACAGCTCCGCCGGTTCGAATCGACCGACCAGACGCTGCTCGCGTCGCTCCGAGCGGTGCTCGGCCGCCGATGA
- a CDS encoding GAF domain-containing protein, with the protein MGPGTDPIRVLHVDDDPAFLDVAATLLERKDDRIEVATATSADEGLERLDDADVDCIVSDYDMPGLNGIDFLERVRASGDGRPFVLFTGKGSEEVASEAISAGVTDYLQKAPGSEQYEILLNRIVNAVEAARIRARATRQERINTLIRESNRRLVAADTVEDIEGAVCRTLTNATPFRFAWIGEPEANGEIVPRTSAGDADDYLDEVTIYHDDRPRGQGPGGRAIRTDELQVAQNIPDDPSFAPWHDVAERYGYESVTVVPLSYGGGRTGILAIYADSPHAFDEVELSVLEELGETIGRALEAAETRRRLESRRAAERTRKEGHYRTLVDALPNGAIALFDTDLRYTVVGGAVFDDLDLSPEDMEGEALTAVHSTAFCEAYLQHYRAVLDGAERTFEFEYADRTFEAHVAPVRDETGAVDGGIAMTQDVTDRVRRQRELRRRERVLRETYEVIADPSLSVEEGVRRLLAIGADVLDVRYGILSRVDGDEYAFEVVHAPDEDGKAVGDGGPAEGDTVALTATNCERVVRSGETVAVADVSDDPDCDARTPAAESDLACYVGAPVVIDGETDGTFCFYDTDPHDGAFSEWELTLVDLLSRWVGVALDRHETNARLRTQNERVREFTSIVSHDLRNPLTVLGGALELAEATGETEQFDRCRRALDRMGSLVDDLTTLTREGAVVTDAEPVALGWAARACWETVETGTAELRLDGDAPILADEARLRQLLENLFRNSVEHGSTDNRRGDAGDSVEHGSTDDDGLTVRIGVLDDGFYVEDDGVGIPEDERARVFERGYSTTATGTGLGLSIVEKMAAAHGWTVAVSESGAGGARIDVRGVEMDDGRE; encoded by the coding sequence ATGGGACCCGGAACCGACCCGATCCGCGTACTTCACGTCGACGACGACCCCGCCTTCCTCGACGTGGCGGCGACGTTACTCGAACGCAAGGACGACCGGATCGAGGTGGCCACGGCCACGAGCGCGGACGAGGGGCTGGAACGCCTCGACGATGCCGACGTCGACTGCATCGTCTCCGATTACGACATGCCCGGACTGAACGGTATCGACTTCCTCGAACGCGTCCGCGCGTCGGGGGATGGCCGTCCGTTCGTCCTCTTCACCGGGAAGGGTAGCGAGGAGGTGGCGAGCGAGGCCATCTCGGCCGGCGTGACCGACTACCTCCAGAAGGCTCCGGGGAGCGAACAGTACGAGATTCTGCTCAACCGGATCGTCAACGCCGTCGAGGCGGCGCGAATCCGTGCCCGAGCGACCAGACAGGAGCGGATCAACACGCTGATCAGGGAGAGCAACCGCCGGCTGGTCGCCGCCGACACCGTCGAAGACATCGAGGGCGCCGTCTGTCGGACGCTCACCAACGCCACCCCCTTCCGGTTCGCGTGGATCGGCGAACCCGAAGCGAACGGCGAAATCGTCCCCCGGACCTCGGCGGGCGACGCCGACGACTACCTCGACGAGGTGACGATCTACCACGACGACCGGCCGCGCGGGCAGGGGCCGGGCGGCCGCGCCATCCGGACGGACGAACTCCAGGTCGCCCAGAACATTCCGGACGACCCCTCGTTCGCACCGTGGCACGACGTGGCCGAACGGTACGGCTACGAGTCGGTAACGGTCGTGCCGCTGTCGTACGGTGGCGGCCGGACGGGCATCCTGGCCATCTACGCCGACAGCCCACACGCCTTCGACGAGGTGGAGCTGAGCGTCCTCGAGGAACTCGGCGAGACGATCGGTCGGGCGCTCGAAGCGGCCGAGACCAGACGCCGACTCGAATCGCGGCGAGCGGCCGAACGGACCCGGAAGGAAGGCCACTACCGGACGCTCGTTGACGCCCTCCCCAACGGCGCAATCGCCCTCTTCGACACCGACCTCCGATACACCGTCGTCGGGGGCGCCGTCTTCGATGACCTGGACCTCTCGCCCGAGGACATGGAGGGAGAGGCGCTGACGGCCGTCCACTCGACGGCGTTTTGCGAGGCCTACCTCCAGCATTACCGGGCAGTCCTCGACGGCGCGGAGCGAACCTTCGAGTTCGAGTACGCGGACCGCACCTTCGAGGCCCACGTCGCGCCCGTGCGGGACGAGACGGGCGCCGTCGACGGCGGCATCGCGATGACACAGGACGTGACCGACCGGGTGCGGCGCCAGCGGGAACTGAGACGGCGGGAGCGCGTCCTCCGCGAGACGTACGAGGTGATCGCCGACCCGTCGCTGTCGGTCGAGGAGGGGGTTCGGCGGCTCCTGGCGATCGGCGCCGACGTCCTCGACGTTCGGTACGGCATCCTCTCCCGCGTCGACGGGGACGAGTACGCCTTCGAGGTGGTCCACGCGCCCGACGAGGACGGCAAAGCGGTCGGGGACGGCGGGCCGGCCGAGGGCGACACCGTCGCGCTGACCGCGACGAACTGCGAGCGCGTCGTCCGGAGCGGGGAGACGGTCGCCGTCGCGGACGTGAGCGACGACCCGGACTGCGACGCCCGGACGCCCGCCGCCGAGTCCGACCTCGCGTGTTACGTCGGCGCCCCCGTCGTGATCGACGGCGAGACGGACGGGACGTTCTGTTTCTACGATACGGACCCCCACGACGGGGCGTTCTCGGAGTGGGAGCTGACGCTCGTCGACCTGCTCTCGCGGTGGGTGGGCGTCGCACTCGACCGCCACGAGACCAACGCCCGCCTCCGCACGCAGAACGAACGGGTCCGGGAATTCACGAGCATCGTCTCTCACGACCTGCGCAATCCGCTCACCGTGCTCGGTGGCGCGCTCGAACTCGCCGAGGCGACTGGGGAGACCGAACAGTTCGACCGCTGCCGACGCGCGCTGGACCGGATGGGGTCGCTCGTCGACGACCTCACGACGCTCACGCGGGAGGGGGCGGTCGTCACGGACGCCGAACCGGTGGCGCTGGGGTGGGCGGCGCGGGCGTGCTGGGAGACGGTGGAAACTGGGACGGCCGAACTCCGTCTCGACGGCGACGCCCCGATTCTGGCTGACGAGGCGCGGCTGCGACAGCTACTGGAGAATCTGTTTCGGAATTCGGTCGAGCATGGCTCCACGGACAACCGGCGCGGAGACGCCGGTGATTCGGTCGAGCACGGCTCGACCGACGACGACGGACTGACGGTGCGCATCGGCGTCCTCGACGACGGGTTCTACGTCGAAGACGACGGGGTCGGGATCCCCGAGGACGAGCGTGCTCGGGTGTTCGAGCGCGGCTACTCGACGACGGCGACCGGAACCGGGCTCGGACTATCTATCGTCGAGAAGATGGCCGCCGCCCACGGCTGGACCGTCGCCGTGAGCGAGAGCGGCGCGGGCGGCGCCCGGATCGACGTGCGGGGCGTCGAGATGGACGACGGGCGCGAGTGA
- a CDS encoding redoxin domain-containing protein has product MVSTGDTAPIFTATRGTAEHESFDLDDHLGDGPVVLAFFPGAFTPPCRNEMLGLQDHLDDFHDAGATVLGISADSPFSQGAFREEHGLEFDLVSDMDGDTIEAYGLTMDIPDLGLYGIANRAVFVLDDEGTVTYTWVADDPTNEPDYEAVLDAARSA; this is encoded by the coding sequence ATGGTATCCACCGGCGACACCGCCCCGATCTTTACCGCGACGCGTGGCACGGCCGAACACGAATCGTTCGACCTCGACGACCACCTCGGCGACGGTCCCGTCGTCCTCGCCTTCTTCCCCGGCGCCTTCACCCCGCCCTGTCGGAACGAGATGCTCGGGCTGCAGGATCACCTCGACGACTTCCACGACGCCGGAGCGACGGTGTTGGGTATCAGCGCCGACTCGCCGTTCTCACAGGGCGCGTTCCGCGAGGAACACGGCCTGGAGTTCGACCTCGTGAGCGACATGGACGGCGACACCATCGAGGCCTACGGGCTGACGATGGACATCCCCGACCTCGGCCTCTACGGGATCGCCAACCGCGCCGTCTTCGTCCTCGACGACGAGGGCACCGTCACGTACACCTGGGTGGCCGACGACCCGACGAACGAACCCGACTACGAGGCCGTCCTCGACGCCGCCCGGTCGGCATAG
- a CDS encoding Na+/H+ antiporter NhaC family protein: MAEFGSLSLVPPLLAIGLAIVTRKAVLSLFLGVWAGGVIFTGGFGLGQTFEWIAAAIGDSTFHAQIIIFTLLLGSAVAMIWRLGGSHAVRDWAIERLDTRRKVGVATWLLGLLLFFDDYANTAVVGSTMRDVSDHLRISREKLAYLVDSTAAPVATLAVSSWVAFQLSMIESGYEAADIAASEVPNAFAVFLESIPYNAYAILAIAMVGIVVLSGRDYGEMLAAEHRAAETGRVTREDARPMQDVAAELGEPSVENPRLLAFFLPIGVLVVATLGTALWTGYAPGASLYDTVIDADYAVALIFGSFAMVVSTYVLGYTTGRLTLGESVDTTIDGFGIMLTAVTILVLAWSIGNVVEALGTGEYVGGVAGQVLDPALLPVVVLGTAAFVAFSTGSSWGTMAIVTPIAVPVAWELTGDHTMVAALVGSVFSGAIFGDHASPISDTTVLSATFTGADLVDHVRTQLYYAVTVGVVAAALLVVWGYTRITPWLLLSVGVVALVGLVYGLSALDGRRRGVDPAVSDDADAAVADD; encoded by the coding sequence ATGGCCGAGTTCGGCTCACTCTCGCTCGTTCCCCCGTTGCTCGCCATCGGGTTAGCTATCGTGACGCGAAAGGCGGTGTTGTCGCTCTTCCTCGGCGTGTGGGCGGGGGGAGTCATCTTCACGGGCGGGTTCGGGCTGGGGCAGACGTTCGAGTGGATCGCCGCCGCCATCGGCGACAGCACGTTCCACGCCCAGATCATCATCTTCACGCTGTTGCTCGGGTCGGCGGTCGCGATGATCTGGCGCCTCGGCGGCTCCCACGCGGTGCGGGACTGGGCCATCGAGCGCCTCGACACGCGGCGCAAGGTCGGCGTCGCGACGTGGCTGCTCGGCCTCCTCCTCTTTTTCGACGACTACGCCAACACGGCCGTCGTCGGGAGCACGATGCGCGACGTCTCCGATCACCTGCGGATCTCGCGGGAGAAGCTGGCGTATCTCGTCGACTCGACGGCCGCCCCGGTGGCGACGCTCGCCGTCTCCTCGTGGGTCGCCTTTCAGCTGTCGATGATCGAGTCGGGCTACGAGGCGGCCGACATCGCCGCCAGCGAGGTGCCGAACGCCTTCGCGGTGTTTCTCGAATCGATCCCGTACAACGCCTACGCCATCCTCGCCATCGCGATGGTGGGTATCGTCGTCCTGAGCGGCCGGGACTACGGCGAGATGCTCGCCGCCGAACATCGGGCCGCCGAGACGGGGCGGGTCACCCGCGAGGACGCCCGGCCGATGCAGGACGTGGCGGCCGAACTCGGCGAACCGAGCGTCGAGAACCCGCGGCTGCTCGCTTTCTTCCTCCCCATCGGCGTGCTGGTCGTCGCGACGCTCGGGACGGCGCTCTGGACGGGGTACGCGCCGGGCGCCTCGCTGTACGACACGGTGATCGACGCCGACTACGCGGTGGCGCTCATCTTCGGCTCCTTCGCGATGGTGGTCTCGACGTACGTCCTCGGCTACACCACCGGCCGGCTGACCCTCGGCGAGAGCGTCGACACGACCATCGACGGGTTCGGGATCATGCTGACCGCGGTGACGATTCTCGTCCTCGCGTGGTCCATCGGCAACGTCGTCGAGGCGCTCGGGACCGGCGAGTACGTCGGCGGCGTCGCCGGACAGGTGCTCGATCCGGCGCTGTTGCCCGTCGTCGTGCTCGGTACCGCCGCGTTCGTCGCGTTCTCGACCGGGAGTTCGTGGGGGACGATGGCGATCGTGACCCCCATCGCCGTCCCGGTCGCCTGGGAGCTGACCGGTGATCACACCATGGTCGCGGCGCTGGTCGGCAGCGTCTTCTCCGGCGCCATCTTCGGGGATCACGCCTCGCCCATCTCCGATACGACCGTCCTCTCCGCGACCTTTACCGGTGCGGACCTGGTCGATCACGTCCGCACCCAACTGTACTACGCCGTCACCGTCGGAGTCGTCGCCGCCGCCCTGCTCGTCGTGTGGGGATACACCCGCATCACGCCGTGGCTCCTGTTGTCGGTCGGCGTCGTCGCACTCGTCGGGCTAGTGTACGGCCTCTCGGCGCTCGACGGCCGCCGGCGCGGTGTCGACCCGGCCGTGTCGGACGACGCGGACGCGGCGGTGGCCGACGACTGA